AAGGAAATGCCTCTGGGCTACTTATGAGAAAATTGATCTGCACAAACACATCAAATccatttactttttcctttctttctttttggggaaGAGTAgttctcagagcctcacactagCCAGGcaggcattgtaccacttgagccctgtctCCATACCTCCTTGCCTCCTTTttatattggttattttcaaagtaggtGCTCAATTTGTGCCTGGGTTGTAatcttcctacttgtgctttccCTGTGTCACTGAGAATGGCAGCCCCACACCCAGTGTATCTGGCCTGAAGCCGGGATAACTAGCATGTGATCACACCCAGCCGTagagatggagatggagtctttgatGCCCAAACTGGCCTAAACCAAGAtccctcaatctctgcctcccaagtagctagaactacaagcTTGAGCCATCACACCCGACTccatttcccttttttaaaaaaatgaggaaatgaaaactcAGAGAAGTGGACAAAACTACCCAAGGACATACCACTCGTTAATTCACACAACTCATGTTCAAACTCTGGCTCTACTAATTGCCACCTGGGTCCACTTAACCAGCCTGAACCCCAGTAGAATGTCTAAGCTATGGTATTTCCTTCCTGAGGGCATTGGGAGGAATGAAAGAGGTCACCTACATAAACACATCCCACAGGATCCAGAGCTAGGGACACCAGGCTGCTGTCACCAAGCCACCCTGAGCCTCTCACCTTCTTCTGGAGTTCCTCAATGGTCCGGAAGTAGGATTGGTAGTCAGGACACATGTAGGGCACCTGTTGCTCACACCACTCTCGGATGCGGCTCTCCAGGCTGGCGttctcctgctccagctggcgcACCTTCTCCAGATAGCTGGCCAGGCGGTCATTCAGGGACTGCATGGTCTCCTTCTCGTTCCCGGTGAGGATGCCCTCCCCAAACCAGCTCCCTGCCACACTGTAGTTGCCGGAAAAGCCTCCATTGGGGAGGCAGAGAGCGGGAAGGCAACTGGCCACCCTGTAGCTGCTTCTGCCCAGCCCTGCTGAGCACACAGAGAAACTCCGAGCCCCACGGGAGAGACTGGGGAGCTTGCAAGAACTACTGGAGTACATTTTGGACACATGAGTGGAACCCCCTCCAGGACCACCTGGACTCTTGAGGGACCCCGAAGAGAAGCTGCTGGCCTTGAGGCATTTGGAAGCCATGTCCAGATGCAGCCCAGATGCAAGCAAGCAGTAACCTTAGAGACCAGACACCCCAACGTGGAAAAGCCGCTCCTCCACCAGGCTTTATACCTGGGCCCCAGTGGGCGTGGGTTGGCCCTTACAAAGTGTTTTCTCCTCATTAAAGTTAATACCACTTTCTACCCAAACCCCTCATTAACCAGTTATTTGGTTTCCTGTGAACAGTTCCCGGCCTCATAAAAGTAGGAGCCCCGTTGGACTGATGGCTTCGTGAAGACTCACCCCCACTCCCCTGTGTCCCTGGGAAGACCATGTCTCTCTGTCAGTTCTTCAAAGCATCCTgtcatcagacctcagcctcctcgtTAAGCAGGCGTGGGAGTCCAGCCACTGTCTTGCCCGTTCTAGCTCTGTCTCCTTTGATGGGCTGGCTACAAAAGAAGAGCAGATATAGGTTGCAGGAAAGCCTGTGtctcccagcccaggaaaacatAAAAGGCTCTTGGATTGGCCCAGAAGATGTGACCACAGTGACCAGAAATCCCAGTGTCCCCAGGACTATGCCTGCTTTGGTGGAAGATAAGGAATCCTCCCTCAATCCTGGACCAAGTGAGACAGTCACTGACCCTTAGTAGAGTTGCAGAGCCTCAATGTCAAGGTGGACACTGTTCCATCTGTTGACTTGACCCATGGGCCAGGCGCGTGGATTTGGGACGGTCGGATGTACAGCCCCCATGAGTCACTATGCCCTTTACATTCCCATGTGCATGCCCCTTCCACACCCAGGAAGCCTGTGTGACCAGCACTAGCCTGACATAGTTCTGGGGTCCCATTGGCTGGCTGCCTCAGCCTCTGCCCTATGGTAATTCACACCAAAGAATTcagctgagggggctggggatatggcctagtggcaagagtgcctgcctcagatacacgaggccctaggttcgattccccagtaccacatatacagaaaacggccagaagcagcgctgtggctcaaggggcagagtgctagccttgagcgggaagaagccagggacagtgctcaggccctgagtccaaggcccaggactggcaaaaaaaaaaaaaaaaaaaagaattcagctgAGCTGAGAGTCTAGCTGAGCCTCCTTAGGGGAAAtggcagtggggggtggggcagggaagaATTCTACCCATGTGGATATAGAGCTGTGCCCAGCCCCACTATAAATCATACCTTTCTGCGGACCATGTTAGGTTTTTCATGGAGCCACCAGGCCCAGAGAAGTCAGCAGCAAGACCCCAGACCACTGCACAGCCCCAACATCACATGCATTCCTGAGCAGAGTTTACCCAAGGTCTACAAAGGCTTTCCAGGGAAACTACAGCTGAGGCCTTCTGATTGCAGACCTCAGGCCCATGGCTCGGCCTCTGGGGCCCCGTCTCAGGCAGTGCTTTTCTCTCTCAAGTGCCCTTGGCTTCAGCCCTGATGGACCTGCCCACTGCTCAGGGACCATGGCAGTGACTTGTGGAGGATCCCTCAGCCCTCCATTAACTGCTCTCCTCTGGTTGTCCTGCATTTCAGCTCCTTCTTCCCTGGGGACTGACTGGTCTTGTTCTTCTTTTGCAACTCCTATAGTGCCAAGCACAGTGCCATCCCTGAATGAGGGATGACAGAATGAATGGTTGTGGTGAGTTGTATTAAGgaaacacaatgggattttacacaAAGTTGTATTAAGGAAACACAAAGAGTTTTTAGAGGAAAGGAGcattgaaagagagagaaaggagaagggaaggaaggaatgtgaATCAGGAGGGGGAGGTGCATAGTCTTTCCAGTCCTACTCTTGCAGATAAAGAGGTTTAGGATCTAAGACATCTCTCTGCAAGAAGCAATACCTGCCAAGCAAATCAGATCCTCTAGAAGAGAACAAAAGCCAAAGGAGGCAGGAACTTTTTGAGCCAGCTTAGGCCTAAAAAGGAATAAGGATtatttgaattaaaaacaaattttctgtttggttggttggtcatggggcttgaacccagggcctgggtgctgtgttgagctcttttgctcaaggctattactctaccactttgagccacagtgctacttccagtttcctggtagttaattggagataagagtctcatggactttcctgaccaggctgccttcaaaccaggtctcagcctctgagtagctaggattacaggtgtgagccaccacaggcgtgatccactggtgtccagctcatACAAGTGGTTTTTATCAGCTACAAAGTATCCTATATATTGTTCTAGTCTATTGCCATTTTTTCTTAGAACACCTTATTTGCAACAACACTGTtcaatgagtttttaaaataacttccttCCAGGATCTTGGTGCTGTGCTCAGAAGGGGCCCACACTGTCCTCATAACACACCATGAACACACTCAACCCTGTTTTCACATACACTTTGCCCTCCTTTTTTCTGCAGGCTTTCATTAAATCCAAACCTGCCCTAGAGCCTTTCCTGGTCATCTCAACTCTCCAcaaacttctcctcctcctcaccagcTGCCCCAGCTGCCTCAGCTCCTACCATCCAAGGAATTGGTCCTAGAATGTGGTAAACAGGTCTTCGCATCTGAACAGGTGATCCATGGGAACTCTGAGGCTAGTCTACTATTGGTCTAGCTGCTTCCAGGCCCCTCTGCTTCTCCCTAGCTGAGCCCTGGTATTGGTTGGCACTGGATTTGcgagtggggagagggagattTCAGTACATTACCTCCTAACTGATCCAGTGAGCCATGAATACATTTGCAATGAGGAAAATGACCACATCTATTCTAGAAAATGCAAACGAGATCAACTGCCTTGGAATCCAATAGCATGTTTCCTCTGGGAGAAATTCTATAAGATGTCATGTTTCAAGTCATCTCTTTCCTGGTATAATGGAAAGAACAATGGCATTAGAGTCAAAAGCCCCACCAATCAGGACGCCGACGGCTCACTGCTATAATCTTGgctcttcaagaggctgagatctgaggatcgtgatttttttgaagccaacccaggcaggaaagtctgtgacactcttaagACCaactaaccacacacacacacacacacacacacacacacacacacacacacacacacactccctgccAAATCATTCTAGGATTGTGATttttttgaagccaacccaggcaggaaagtctgtgacactcttaagACCaactaaccacacacacacacacacacacacacacacacacacacacacacactccctgacAAAGCATTCTAGGATTGCCACTAACTATACGACTTTGGGTAGGTCAGTGCCTGCTGCATAATAAGTGTTGTATTCTGCTCTGTCTGTACATCAGCCAGTGGCCTCCAGTAGAACACACTTGTGGGGCTGGGTGAGACTGAGCATGAGGGAGGTGCTCTGAACAATTTAATGTCTAAATAAGGAGCCATCGTATATCCACAATAGACAGGACTGTCATAGGTGAGATACCCTCTACAAGCTGTCAAGTGATTGTAGAATGGAAAGCACTAAGTTAGACATGGcgatgtatgcctgtaatcccagcactcaggaagctgaggcagaaagatcacatGGTTGAGGTCAGACTGGTTGGTAGACTGTCTCAAAAGATGGAAAGTCCCAGATGATGGGAGAAGGCACAAGCAACATGATCAGCCATCAAGTAAGCCCTGCCATGGGGGTCTGTCTGCCCAGATGTGGTGTCAAGGAAGTGTGAGGTATTTCCCAAACAGAAGGCTCAACAGCTCAGAAATAGTCAAATCTCTGCCACTGACCACTGTGCTGTCTGAGATGAGTCACTGCCCTCTCTGGACCTGTGTCCTCAATGAGTCGAGGGACAAAGGAGCCAATGTGGAGCCATGGGAATGCTCACAGGTCATGCTTCTCTCATCAGCAGGGTGTCCAGGGCCTGGCCTGGTTGGGTCCTGCAGCCAGACCTGCATGGCTCAACATTAGAATATGGCCACTTTGATATCTGCTCCATGTCAAGGACTTGCTGTCTCCTTTCGATGCTCTGTTTGAGCCCCTCTACCATGAGGTCCCTGACACTCTCTCACTTCCCACATTGTGTTGGAAGCCTAAATGGGCCTCCGCTCTCTGCCTTTCCCCTCCTAGCTCATTCCAACCCCAGTCCTGGACAGGGTTGGCTCAGGATGGCTGCCTGAATGGTCCCCAGTGTCTTGGCAGCAGGGAGACAGGAACTAGGCAAGGGAGGAGAAGATGGAGGATCAAGGCAGGGCTGTGGAGGAGGCCTGGAGGGAAAGGCCTTTGCTTCTTCTCAGGCCACCCTTGAGTGGGCGTCCACAGGGAGAGCTGAGCTGAGAACTGTGGTCAGCACCCATCCACATGGGATCAGCACCTGCTTTGGCGGGCCATACCCTGAGATATCCCTGgcgttaaatattttaaatgaccaCCACTTGCTACCCCTCAGAGCTAGAAAAGAGCCTTGAAACCAAACCTAGAAACTTTACTGCCTCTCTGCTCAAACACTTCACTAACCAACCATGGGAGAATCAACAGAACCAGCCAGGGTCGGGTGTGCTATGCCAAGAGGACAAGCTTTATTGGGTGCATTAGGGAAGCCTTGTGAAAAGCACAATCATGATCAGAAGCATAATACAAGAAGAGTGTTGGTAGAAAAGCCTGCTAAGCAGAGGGGCCCTCTAGGGAAGTGCAGAATCATGTAGCAGCCAAGAACCTCAGGGGTGTCCTCTTCCCCTGACCATGGGCCCTGGCCAGCGAGCTTGTGGCTGGTCACAGAGGACGGGATTGCACATGCTCCCTGGAGGAAATGACCTTCCCATCTCTGATCTCTTCAGTGATGGTGCGGATCTGGGTGCTGACTTGAGGAGCCGGGGTGCAGGACCCAGTTGGGGCGCAGGGTGTAGAAGAGACACAGGGCACTCTCACAGCAGGCTTGCATTCCGTGGCACAAGGGTGGGCAGGAAGCCTGAGGAAATTAAGCCGTGCATTAGGGGTGTACTTGGCAAGGGGGCACTGAACTGAGATCGGTGTGAAACACATAAGAGGGGATTGAGGAATCAGTAGGTGAGGATGACCAATGGCCTGGGGCCATGGAAaaccccttccctctgtggaaaTCCCTGAGGGTGAAAGAGTTGATAGAGACTGCTGGAGAGGACAGTAGAATTCCCCAGTCATTTAAAGATTGAGGGTATAGTTCCGTAGTAGAACATTTGCTCcaagtcctggattcaatcaactccacaaaaactaaaaacaaccaaaaaaaaatcttaaaggttCAAGAAGCAGGCAGTTGGCACATCCTCCTGAGACCCCAGAGGGATTCTGTCTCAGCTTTGACTCCATCACCTTCATCTTCCATTTCAGAGACTGATGTCCTCTACCTCATATTGCCgggttgaggggggggggggcgggagggatgAGGGGAGGAGAGTGaggcccttcccccagcccagaTCTCTGGGCCCATGACCCAGGGCCCACTCACTTGCAATCTTCACCCTCCAGCAGACGGCGATAGGTGGCAATCTCTGATTCCAGCCTGGCCTTGACATCCAGCAACACCTGGTACTCATGATTCTGCCTCTCCAGGTCACAGCGGATCTCAGCCAGCTGGGACTCCACGTTGGTGATCAGACACTGCATCTGGGCCAGCTGGGAGCCATAGCGGGCCTCTGTCTCAGCCAGAGTGGATTCCAGAGAATTCCGCTGCCGTGGGAAAGAGAAAGAGTTACTGAGAGGAAGGAACCCCACCCCCTAGTACCTAGAGCCCTGGGTAGCTCCACGTGGCTGTGATGAGGCCCCACAAGAGCCCATAGGCGGAGACTGGTGTGTCAGGGGGGCCTGTCCTGAGCTGTGGCCGCTCACTCAGTCAGAGCTCACCCACCATGCTCTGCTGGGCTTGCAGCTCGATCTCCAGGGCGTTGACCGTGCGTCTCAGCTCAATGATCTCCGTCTGGCAGCACTGCAGCTGCTCCGAGCTGGACACCACCTGCTGATTCAGCTCTTCCGTCTGCCATGCATGAGAAAATACagagtatacatgaagacctaggaaAGCTCCTTGAAAGGGTCAGCCCATACCCCAGGAGCTTGGGAGTCCTGGGCTGCCCCACCTGGGTGTTGAACCACGCTTCGACATCTCTGCGGTTGTTCTCCACCAAGGTCTCATACTGACATCTCATATCATCCAGTATCTTGTTGAGATCCACCGGTGGGGCAGCATCCACCTCCACGTTCAGTCGGTCCCCAAGTTGGCAGCGGAGTGTATTGACTTCCTACAGCAAGGAAGATGGTAGAAGGCTTGAGGGGTCAGCTCACCTGGGTTCAAACTCTCTTCCCACTGCGAACTGTGTACCATTACATGGGTTATTTAACTCTTCTCCCTCCAGTGGACATGTGCCTATCTTCTCCTGAGGACCTATGAGCACACTGAACTCTTATTGGGCACAACTGTAGTCCACATGGAGCTTGAGTATCATAGGCAATAATGTGGACACTGGATGAGTGTGATTCCCAGGCAAGTGACTTCACCTGCGTGGCCTCCACCTTCTATGAGATGGAGCTTTGAATAGTATCTAACTCAGGATACtgggaggattaaaaaaaaaatgtgaaatgaaatgcAAGCACTTAATGTACTTCCTGGCAAACAACAAGCCCAAAAGCCAGTGGGGGCATGTCCGCTGGATGGGAGCCAtgaggggtgggagagggggtggATGGGGAATGATCAGGAGACACCAGCTTTACCTCCTCATGGTTCTTCTTGAGGCAGAGCAGCTCCTCCTTCAGGGACTCCACCTGCGCCTCCAGGTCGGCCTTGCACAAGGTCAGCTCATCCAGGATCCTGCGCAGGCCGTTGATGTCGGCCTCCACCAGCTGCCGCAGGGACAGCTCTGTCTCATACCTATAGGCACAGAATCCTACTAAGTCTGTAGCACAGGGAAGCCAGGCCTGGGCAAGGAGCAACATACGCTTCGGTGTCTGCCTCGGGGGGTCAAACTCATGGTGATCCTTTCCTTAGTCCCAGGAGGATGCCAGGGCCTGTACAACCTTTCCCTATTTACAGGTCTATCTGGCTTTATTCCCACTGAACCAGCTCCCCAAAAATAGGGAACAGAGGATGAGCAGAAACCCAGAAaattccctccccaccttccctaGTCAGCGAACTCACTTGGTCCGGAAATCATCCGCAGCCAGCTTGGCATTGTCAATCTGCAGGACCAGCCTGGCGTTCTCAGATTTGGTCAGAAGGATCTGCAGAATGAGAGACTTCTCATGAGCTCAATGAAGAGGGCCAGCTGTGTAAGGGTAGCAGGGATGGACAGACTTCTAAGTACAGGCAGCACCTCATGTTCCCTGTCTAGAACCTGGACCCTAGGTGCAGAGGGAGCACAAGccccaggagagacacagtgaggcaAAACTGGATTTAGATTCTGCATCCAACATTTGGGCTAAGTGATCTTGGGCAAGTTTCTGAACCTCTCAAAATTCAACCTCTGCCACATACaagtggcccacacctgcaatcctagcttcccaggaggcttgaaatctgaggatcaaggtttccaagccaacccaggcaaacaaatccaagagactcatgtctccaattaaccagcaaagtggaaatggaagtatggctcaagaggaagaacaCCAGTCTTTAGCAAAAAGACCTAAGCATGAGTATAAGACGCTGAGTTCAGAGTCCGATATTGgcatatgcaaacacacacacacacacacacacacacacacacacacacacacacacactttttaaaaagtcaacctCTGTATCTATTAGATGAGTCCAATAATACCCCTCTCCCCAAGTTGAGAAATGAATAAGCCAGTGGGAGGCATGGTGCTGTATCCAGGTGGAAGTTGGTACATGGCCTTCCTTCCCTGAGCTGAGACAGTGAGGGGAAATGAGGAATGCCTGGCAACTGGCCACATGGGAGAGAAGCCTGGGTCACCTAGAAAACCAAAGCCCTAAAGAGCAAAGTGCCCTTTCATTCCTAAAAATGACCATCCTCATCTAGGAAGGTTTGGGGAGGCCACACCCTCCCGTAGAAGTAGAGCTGCTCGGCTGGACAGGGGCCAGGTCACCGCTACCTTCTGCTGGAAGTCCTCGATGGTCTTGAAGTAGGACTGGTAGTCGGGGCAGATGTACGGGATCTGACACTCGTACCACTCCCGGATGCGGCACTCCAGCGCCGCGTTGTCCTGCTCCAGCTGACGCACCTTCTCCAGGTAATTGGCCAGCCGATCATTCAGGAACTGCATGGTTTCTTTCTCGTTGCCATTGAAGGCACCCTCACAGAGCCAACTCCCGCTCCCGACAAAGCCAGAGGGATGGCACCCAGAGGGCAAGCCGGAGCCAGAAAAGCAGCTCCCAAGACCAGACAGGCTTGTCCGAAAGGAAGAGACAGACCCTGCCGTACCACAGGGTCTACAGGAGCCCACTGAGCGCATGGAAGACACCCGAGAGAAACCACCTGCTGTGCCACAGAGGCCCTTGACGGAGCCAGTGGAGAAGGTCGGGGTGCAAATCTGGGTGGCCATGATGCTAGCGAGAAAGGTGGCAGCTTAGCAAAGGAGCTCGGGTTCTGGCTTCTCCGGGCCTCTCTCCACACTTTATATACACTCTCTATGGGGTGTTGTCAGGTTACACATCTTTGACTCTTGGGAAAGCCTGTTTCCTATCCCAGAAAACTAATCTCATCAGAATGTaaaagggttgttgttttttctttttttttttttttgctacccaTCCAGAAttcctttccttatttaaaaaaaaaaatgaatttggttTGCTAAGTCAGGACTCTCCACTGTTGTCACTTCCTAGCAGAATGACTTTTATTGCCTCTTCAAAGTCTTTGCCCCAGATCCCATAAGCTGGGAGTGGCCTCACACAGGGCACTAGgttcctgtccttcctccctccttccttctctgccttcttCTATCTGTCGCCCCCCAACTCCTTTATCTCCCACCTTCATAGAAGCTTATCTATACCTGAGCcactgggcaggaaaaaaaaaaaaccagatcaAACTACAATCGATGGTTAGACCTATTGTGTGCCAGTCCCGTAGTTCATTTATTTATGCTGTGCAACAGTCTTGGGACATGGCTAATAGTGTCTGCCTTGGACCAGTGTGGAACCTGAGGTTTGCCATGGATGAAAACCTGGCAGAGTTTAGATTTGAAAGGAGAACTCTTAGACACCAATTCACTGccccctgcttctccacacaacTGGGATCAAGTCTAGGGAGACAGAATTTAGAAATAGGAGAGCCGGATTTCCATCCTAACTTCTTCTCTGGGATCTTCCGTGCCCCTGTGGGAAGGAATGACAAAGCCTATCCTACCATCTTGCCTGTTTTGTATGGATCTACAGAGGATCAGACGAGACAGCAGTAAATGCTTTAAAGCCACTCTGGGGGCTGTAGATAAGATGTACAGTCTCCTGCCCTTTTGGAATCTACTGCTTGACCAATGGAATGAGCCAGAAGGTAGTCCCCCTTCGTGCTCTAAACATGCTGAGTCTGGCCTACTCAGACCTGAACAGGTCACAGATATGGCCAACAGGAAAGAGGGAATCAAAAGCTAAGTAACAAATATAGTCACACAGTTAAGCAAGCTGAAAATTAAGGTCAAAGAAACCTTATCTtgcagggtgctggtgtctcatacctataatcctagatgctcaagatgctgagatctgaggattctgtttcaaagccagcccaacagaTAAATCTGagggactttttatctccaattaaccagcaaaaagtgagaagtggaagtgtggctcaagctaagcaagagtgcaaggctctaaattcaatccctagtacctgcatgaaaggaaaggaagcaacAAGAGAGAGGacgagagagagggggagggtgatggaggagggagggagggagggaagaagataaGGGGAGAAgacaggacaggggagaggaaggaaggaaagggaagaagagaggagaggagaagaaaaagaagagaagggaagagaagagaagagaagagaagagaagagaagagaagagaagagaagagaagagaagagaagagaagagaagagaaggaaaacccCATCCTTCCATCTTGTAATGTGGACTTTCCCAAGAACTAGGGAACCTGTTCGCTTTTTCTCTTACACTTGATTTGCAAAGCTGGCGTTTATGGAAGCATTTATTGTGCTTCTCAAGTTGTAATTCCCAACCTCTTAAAATGCTTTATAAGCTTCCCTCCGAAGTTACCCAAGGAGGAGGCTTGCCTATGGAGGACACGCCTGGCCAGGACTGTGAACGCCTGGATGAAGTAGGTGAGAACAGCTGGCAACAGGCTCCTCCTCCTGGAGGCTCATTCCTGCCGCCCCTCCCAGAAAATGGGAGCAGAGACCTCAGCACCCAGAGCCCCAGCTGCTTCCGCAATGGCTTCTTCACAACCTTCCTGCGGGGCATAGGATTGACCTGTGGCAGAGCTTCTCAGCCCAGCACTGCTCCCAACTCAGCCACGGTGTTCTGTGTGGTTCCGTGTTGTTTGAGGCTGTTCActgcattgtaaaaaaaaaaaaaaatggcattatttctgATGCCAGTAGCCACTCCTTGCTCCAGATCTAATGACCAAAAATGTCTACCAACATTGTCAATGGCCCCTGGGAAAAGGAGTGTGACAAAATAGCCCCCCAGTAGAGAACCACAAGGCTAATTAGGACAGAGCCTGGACTCTGAACCACCTCCTGTAAGCCCTGGTTTTGTGAACAACTAGCAGACTGTGGGGGCCACCCAGGCAAGTCCTTCACACACCCCTGCTCCAATTTGCCTCTACGGTGACAGAGTGTTTGTCCTACAAAACAGACCAGTGGGTGGTCCATGCCAAGGCTCTTCTCTGCCTGGGGTCCCTAGCCAGTGGACAGATGAATgtcat
This sequence is a window from Perognathus longimembris pacificus isolate PPM17 chromosome 17, ASM2315922v1, whole genome shotgun sequence. Protein-coding genes within it:
- the Krt36 gene encoding keratin, type I cuticular Ha6, whose translation is MATQICTPTFSTGSVKGLCGTAGGFSRVSSMRSVGSCRPCGTAGSVSSFRTSLSGLGSCFSGSGLPSGCHPSGFVGSGSWLCEGAFNGNEKETMQFLNDRLANYLEKVRQLEQDNAALECRIREWYECQIPYICPDYQSYFKTIEDFQQKILLTKSENARLVLQIDNAKLAADDFRTKYETELSLRQLVEADINGLRRILDELTLCKADLEAQVESLKEELLCLKKNHEEEVNTLRCQLGDRLNVEVDAAPPVDLNKILDDMRCQYETLVENNRRDVEAWFNTQTEELNQQVVSSSEQLQCCQTEIIELRRTVNALEIELQAQQSMRNSLESTLAETEARYGSQLAQMQCLITNVESQLAEIRCDLERQNHEYQVLLDVKARLESEIATYRRLLEGEDCKLPAHPCATECKPAVRVPCVSSTPCAPTGSCTPAPQVSTQIRTITEEIRDGKVISSREHVQSRPL